A window of the Vespa crabro chromosome 8, iyVesCrab1.2, whole genome shotgun sequence genome harbors these coding sequences:
- the LOC124426393 gene encoding E3 ubiquitin-protein ligase UBR5 isoform X1: protein MTSIHFVVHPLPGTDDQLNDRLKEVAEKINRYGYVTLPAFNGLKVSIKRIVVGPTHIALLTEDNRICRVAFTVLSDRLDLSKNEPNRNTTKNHVGNSNSAPSGSGSSGSGSRAGISRSRARIMRSSSAIRGGSNSGSSGGSGRIGPPGVIMGSGSGNSSRPIASVPAPFVPEDLISQAQVVLQGKSRNLIIRELQRTNLDVNLAVNNLLSRDDEEGDDADDAADSYVPEDLISLLDGGFSNEHSVIIDADSMFSEDMFGYAGIRHRGSSSRRLGNDREGERSSERDRDRDSFSRWRDRQYYGPRRWLETALKDSWEKDPDNKKKELASQSPLWISEELEWWHERSNEPAPRFVQIAALYSELIAVSTSGQLYQWKWSDPEPYKHLENPNVHHPKTIPLALMTEKIVNISATAIRCSVSTESGKVATWLDELLGHVASRLEHPAQAFTEFTLDKIVSLHTCALYTVAKLESGALYWWGVLPFSQRKKLWEKYKAKSRKHRPSTVISNDISYGTHVCMKNSPMYQPGAIGFTIANGVPKVGQLLSAAWNLDATCRFKILPAGSHLPNSNFDKRESNGNGNTSINKSNHKETADRLDMPPPPSPASSTCSDTGSITTSHKRQKRLTPRNEGESERKDEEDWQLKDVVFVEDVKTVPIGKVIKVDGCYVAVKFFSKDSKEKEKETKEKDFSTSDFKDLTAEELIKLLADCRLLRKDELQVIKSSMNPRAPDCFQRTPRRVNIVEGSSDNLLTIATDGQGIHAILKSGNKLSYVVYNLSTGRYVQDCYIPSDITAFLGLQPQNINLTSAGENIECSMILRDGNNTIYPIAKDCADAIRDPNWLDLLPVVCIGTSTIPIPSCSNSTNLKNQVAVIALAFDNLLLMSRILRCDYDSVKQLFCNLEQDLKGNVTQIQSIVLERCDGNRNILHACVTMCAPTSNKKSDKDIGYALVSNAVDGTSAPIEEPIPTLSWPPEAFDNTSGEEDSLLSIGAASISMMNKPNIGAASNNTYIVDSVERRNNALLILKYMCESNVLAPYLKELLTAKDAQGQTPLMLAVSVRAYHAALILLDTIQKVGRDSKECSAMILPPDANPDLSPLFVTCCNDTCSFTWTGADHINQDIFECRTCGLTGSLCCCTECARVCHRGHDCKLKRTSPTAYCDCWEKCKCRALIAGYQVARYDLLCRLVVNTDLATKINSRGECILLFLAQTVGRQFIEQRQFRPATRPRSTSASRKAPSSDGLGADSDMPDHDLEPPRFSRNALERLLNDWSAVQCMIMSGVSENGNEQLFGDQGQLCRQSGTALLDKFTHLLLVKCSTEMLDTLLTTLIRELQNDSIPGRQEEANNVARRFVRSVARIFVIFTIEMAPNTAKRKSASQASQPLMKCRKVFQALIKLAVEELCETADSLIAPVRLGVARPTAPFTLTSSAVEVINGSEELFSIEPLIPHSGVSSQTLDGGLQTQQVNNNITIARDVSAMDEVEGGEDVPMDIDGDISEHDESGVSGTVAGQPLGEVDSNAGGVGEEQAGDGESDTELDLLAEAETESDSDDNHSNQDAASAQRSVQTGATAGSDGGMGSILLFPEDESGESSQQEDDESEAGETDEQDNEDFQIGDEQLERRSGSSGHLHRNNLAPVSMQWAIRNRESSTRTAGLRVTGGSNLVFIDPVSLRRTTATSAVAAAQEPITMGTTASCLARAFGIVIRQIADLLVMMQDYKTLAPTLPRLMEITFQDALNLQLYLEAHLKPTWDWLLTVMDATEAQLRFGVSLTRSADPTHPEHPLNNAPSLSGGNFTGLLSSAALSLTLQGNASRNQRSGIATSSNISAPQASTRLTVGFAGVSEPARNSREREGGDLHSARREFLSYCLSLMRAHNGEHRDSLPVLDVSALRHVAYVFDALVYYMRCLSEPLTSRGEAQKESSNYSTWNDQDENDNDEGEEYNSPAPTALETDSVDYPDLLQVPICGSGNNSNSTPKGRKHPFFQRSDSTLCLGCPPLDPFDTVMSEALPLADQPHLLQPHSRREDLFGIPRQPTGAANQNPLAGLPTRLGLSARGADNQNNLSSPTFSQIIPGATFVPSEVRRPSASAGDSGSTKFVEKPKSYHHVYEGPTPMVTEQIDRAPIIVSTNNQNDSGNSKGKDVCKTNRSVIVRAGTISETNLNKATAPEVLVVPTVENQNVSEEVDPAVTSHEISAHETVETSPVESARTISTIGTNISHNILLGRWRLSLDLFGRVFMEDVGLEAGSVVSELGGFSVKEAKFRRNMEKLRNSQQKDITLSKIERDRTQLLVQTMKELNTQYNLYNKRTSNAPPLAVNRVKVTFKDEPGEGSGVARSFYTAIAEALLANEKLPNLEAAQVGSKYTQYNVLQKLKSRDRDRDLRRQNPRSSGKCRETRKALSFEARSFHPSSSVEGNNASGSGSSSSNTHPLPASHPNNDHLTMHQQQLGDRLYPKVHALRPALAEKITGMLLELSPAQLLMLLASEDALRQKVEEAFELIHSHNQDLTSEALLDLDVFSLTERCAANKKKIENNIMDDGDDNAPLFYSPDKRGFYTPRQGRASYERLNAFRNVGRLIGLCLLQNELCPIFLNRHVIKYILARPIRFHDLAFFDSVIYESLRQLVIDAETKDSNSLFSALDLTFSIDLCPEEGGGSIELISSGRDVEVTANNVYDYVRKYAEVRMIKVQEKALHAMREGVFDVLPEGALDGLTSEDLRLLLNGVGDINVSVLISYTSFNDESGEATEKLVKFKRWLWSIVEKMSHVERQDLVYFWTGSPALPASEDGFQPMPSVTIRPADDAHLPTANTCISRLYVPLYSSRHVLRHKLLLAIKTKNFGFV from the exons ATGTTACACTGCCTGCATTTAATGGATTAAAAGTTTCCATAAAACGTATTGTGGTTGGGCCAACTCATATAGCGTTACTCACAGAGGACAATAGAATATGTCGTGTTGCATTTACAGTATTGTCTGATCGACTGGATTTAAGTAAAAATGAACCTAACAGAAA TACAACTAAAAATCATGTTGGAAATTCTAATTCTGCTCCAAGCGGTAGTGGAAGTAGTGGAAGCGGTAGTAGAGCAGGTATTTCTCGTTCAAGAGCAAGGATCATGAGAAGCAGCTCTGCTATTCGAGGTGGTAGTAATAGTGGAAGTAGCGGTGGCAGTGGTAGAATAGGGCCTCCGGGAGTGATCATGGGAAGTGGAAGTGGTAACAGCTCACGTCCTATTGCTTCAGTTCCTGCTCCATTTGTACCAGAAGATTTGATATCTCAAGCTCAAGTAGTACTACAAGGAAAAAGTCGTAATTTAATTATCAGAGAATTACag cgTACAAATTTAGATGTGAACTTAGCAGTGAATAATCTTTTATCACGAGATGATGAAGAAGGCGATGATGCTGATGATGCAGCAGATAGTTATGTACCAGAAGATCTTATATCCTTATTAGATGGAGGCTTCAGTAATGAACATTCTGTTATAATCGATGCAGACTCTATGTTTTCTGAGGATATGTTTGGTTATGCAGGCATAAGaca TCGTGGAAGTTCTTCGCGAAGACTTGGTAATGACAGAGAAGGAGAACGTTCATCTGAACGTGATAGAGATCGTGATAGTTTTAGCAGATGGAGGGATCGTCAATATTATGGACCACGACGTTGGTTAGAAACTGCTTTAAAAGATTCTTGGGAAAAAGATCctg ataacaagaaaaaagagttaGCTTCTCAAAGCCCTTTGTGGATATCAGAAGAACTTGAATGGTGGCATGAACGTAGTAATGAACCTGCTCCACGTTTTGTTCAAATTGCTGCTCTTTACAGCGAATTGATAGCTGTTTCCACTTCCGGACAATTGTATCAATGGAAATGGTCCGATCCTGAACCATACAAGCATTTAGAG AATCCAAATGTTCATCATCCAAAAACTATACCACTAGCATTGATGACAGAAAAAATAGTTAATATATCGGCAACAGCAATACGCTGTTCTGTTAGTACAGAAAGCGGCAAGGTAGCTACGTGGTTAGACGAACTTTTGGGACACGTAGCTTCTCGCCTGGAACATCCAGCACAGGCTTTTACTGAATTTACATTGGACAAAATTGTATCACTTCATACATGTGCTTTATATACTGTAGCAAAACTTGAAAGTGGCGCATTATATTGGTG GGGAGTTTTGCCATTTTCTCAGCGCAAAAAGTTGtgggaaaaatataaagcaaaATCACGCAAACATAGACCATCTACAGTGATATCAAATGACATTAGTTATGGTACACACGTTTGCATGAAAAACAGTCCAATGTATCAACCTGGCGCAATag gaTTTACAATAGCCAATGGGGTACCAAAAGTAGGACAACTATTATCAGCTGCTTGGAATTTAGATGCAACTTGcagatttaaaatattaccaGCTGGATCACATTTACCTAATTCAAATTTTGATAAACGCGAATCAAATGGAAATGGAAATACTTCAATAAATAAGTCAAATCATAAAGAAACAGCTGATCGACTCGATATGCCACCACCTCCATCGCCTGCTTCCAGCACATGTAGCGACACAGGTAGCATCACAACGAGTcataaaagacaaaaacgTTTAACGCCTCGAAATGAAGGAGAATCTGAacgaaaagacgaagaagattgGCAATTGAAAGACGTGGTTTTTGTAGAAGATGTCAAAACCGTTCCTATTGGAAAGGTCATTAAAGTTGATGGTTGCTATGTAGCAgttaaattcttttcaaaagattcgaaagaaaaagaaaaagagactaaagaaaaagattttagtACATCTGATTTTAAAGATTTGACGGCTGAAGAATTGATCAAATTATTAGCCGACTGTAGGCTTTTAAGAAAAGATGAATTGCAAGTTATTAAATCATCGATGAATCCAAGAGCACCCGATTGCTTCCAACGTACTCCTAGAAGAGTTAATATAGTAGAAGGCTCGAGTGATAATCTTTTAACTATTGCAACCGATGGACAAGGCATTCATGCTATATTAAAAAGTGGGAATAAGTTGAGCTATGTTGTGTATAATTTAAGTACAGGAAGATATGTTCAAGATTGTTATATTCCTTCGGATATTACTGCTTTCTTGGGATTACAACCTCAAAATATTAATCTAACAAGTGCTGGGGAAAATATTGAATGTTCTATGATACTTAGAGATGGAAACAATACAATTTATCCAATAGCAAAAGATTGTGCTGATGCCATTAGAGATCCAAATTGGTTAGATTTACTCCCAGTAGTTTGCATTGGAACATCAACTATTCCCATACCAAGTTGCTCTAATTCAACAAATCTTAAAAATCAAGTTGCAGTGATTGCATTGGCATTTGACAATCTTCTACTAATGTCACGTATACTGAGATGCGATTACGATAGcgtaaaacaattattttgtaatttggAACAAGATCTTAAGGGTAATGTGACACAAATACAATCGATAGTCTTAGAACGTTGTGATGGTAATCGAAATATCCTTCATGCTTGTGTTACTATGTGTGCACCAACTTCTAATAAGAAAAGCGATAAAGATATTGGATATGCATTGGTCTCAAATGCAGTAGATGGTACCTCAGCTCCTATTGAAGAACCAATACCAACTTTGAGTTGGCCACCTGAGGCATTCGACAATACATCTGGAGAAGAAGACAGTTTGCTTAGCATAGGTGCTGCTAGTATTTCTATGATGAATAAACCTAATATAGGAGCAGCATCCAATAATACGTATATTGTAGATTCCGTTGAAAGAAGGAATAACGCGCTGCTAATACTGAAGTACATGTGCGAAAGTAATGTATTAGCTCCTTACTTGAAAGAATTACTTACAGCAAAGGATGCTCAAGGACAAACGCCATTAATGCTTGCAGTATCTGTTCGTGCATATCATGCagctttaattttattagatactATTCAAAAAGTTGGTAGAGATTCCAAAGAATGTTCAGCAATGATTCTACCTCCTGATGCTAATCCAGATTTATCTCCTTTATTCGTGACTTGCTGTAATGATACTTGCAGCTTTACCTGGACAGGCGCAGATCATATCAATCAGGACATATTTGAATGTAGAACCTGCGGTTTAACAGGATCGTTATGTTGTTGCACCGAATGTGCTCGTGTTTGCCATAGAGGACATGATTGCAAACTTAAAAGGACATCACCAACAGCATACTGCGATTGTTGGGAAAAATGTAAATGTCGTGCTCTTATCGCTGGTTATCAAGTTGCACGTTATGATCTTTTGTGCCGACTTGTAGTTAACACTGATCTTGCAACAAAAATCAATTCACGAGGAGAatgcattttattatttttggcCCAGACAGTAGGAAGGCAATTCATAGAACAGCGCCAATTTAGACCAGCAACTCGACCTCGATCGACATCTGCGAGTCGTAAAGCACCATCATCAGATG GATTAGGTGCTGATTCTGATATGCCAGATCATGATTTAGAGCCACCTCGTTTTAGTCGAAATGCTTTGGAAAGATTACTAAATGACTGGTCAGCAGTTCAATGTATGATTATGTCAGGGGTCTCTGAAAATGGTAATGAACAGTTATTTGGAGATCAAGGACAATTATGTCGCCAAAGTGGTACCGCATTATTAGATAAATTCACCCATCTGTTACTTGTTAAATGCAGCACAGAG atgCTTGATACTTTGCTTACTACTCTTATAAGAGAGTTGCAAAATGATTCTATACCTGGACGTCAAGAAGAAGCAAACAATGTTGCTCGACGATTTGTAAGATCTGTAGCTcgaatattcgtaatatttactATCGAAATGGCACCTAATacagcaaaaagaaaaag TGCAAGTCAAGCTTCTCAACCTTTGATGAAATGTCGCAAAGTTTTTCAAGCTTTAATTAAATTGGCAGTCGAAGAATTGTGCGAAACTGCAGATTCATTAATAGCCCCGGTACGATTAGGCGTTGCACGACCAACAGCACCATTTACGTTAACAAGTTCTGCTGTGGAAGTAATAAATGGATCTGAAGAATTGTTTTCTATAGAACCATTAATACCTCATAGTGGAGTTAGTTCTCAAACTTTAGATGGTGGGTTACAAACGCaacaagtaaataataatataactattGCTAGAGATGTTTCTGCAATGGATGAAGTTGAAGGTGGAGaag atgtCCCTATGGATATAGATGGAGATATAAGTGAACACGACGAATCAGGTGTTTCTGGTACTGTTGCTGGTCAACCACTTGGTGAAGTTGATAGCAATGCAGGTGGTGTTGGGGAAGAACAGGCAGGAGATGGAGAATCTGATACAGAATTAGATCTTTTAGCTGAAGCCGAAACTGAATCGGATTCAGACGATAATCACAGTAATCAAGATGCTGCATCGGCTCAAAGAAGTGTTCAAACTGGAGCTACTGCAGGTTCAGATGGTGGTATGGGATCAATATTACTGTTTCCCGAAGATGAGTCTGGTGAATCCAGTCAACAGGAAGATGATGAAAGTGAAGCAGGTGAAACAGACGAACaagataatgaagattttCAAATTGGAGATGAACAATTGGAACGTAGaag TGGATCATCTGGCCATTTACATCGCAACAATTTGGCACCAGTTTCTATGCAATGGGCTATTCGTAATCGTGAGTCAAGTACGCGTACTGCAGGCTTACGAGTGACGGGCGGCAGTAATTTGGTTTTTATCGATCCCGTATCTCTGAGACGTACCACTGCTACATCTGCCGTTGCAGCTGCACAAGAACCTATAACTATGGGAACCACTGCAAGTTGTTTGGCACGAGCTTTTGGAATTGTAATTCGACAGATTGCCGATCTATTAGTTATGATGCAAGATTACAAAACGTTGGCTCCTACTTTACCACGATTAATGGAAATTACCTTTCAAGATGCATTGAACTTACAG TTATATTTAGAAGCACATTTGAAACCTACATGGGATTGGCTTTTAACAGTTATGGATGCTACCGAAGCACAATTAAGGTTTGGCGTGTCTTTGACGCGTAGCGCTGATCCGACACATCCTGAACATCCACTTAATAATGCTCCTTCACTTTCTGGCGGTAATTTCACTGGGTTATTGAGTTCAGCAGCTCTCTCTTTGACATTACAAGGAAATGCGAGTCGAAACCAACGCAGTGGTATTGCAACAAGCTCCAATATTTCTGCTCCTCAAGCTTCGACAAGACTTACTGTTGGTTTTGCTGGTGTTAGTGAACCTGCTAGGAATAGCAGAGAACGTGAAG GTGGTGATTTGCATTCTGCTAGGCGAGAGTTTTTGTCTTACTGTTTATCTTTGATGCGTGCTCATAATGGAGAACACAGAGACAGTTTACCAGTTTTAGACGTTTCCGCGTTAAGACACGTTGCATATGTATTCGATGCTCTTGTGTATTACATGCGTTGTCTTTCTGAACCATTAACATCAAGAGGCGAAGCGCAAAAAGAGTCATCCAATTATTCAACATGGAATGATCAA gatgaaaatgataatgatgaaggAGAGGAATATAATTCTCCAGCACCTACTGCATTAGAAACCGATTCTGTGGACTACCCAGATTTACTTCAAGTTCCCATATGCGGGTCTGGAAATAACAGTAATTCTACAcctaaaggaagaaaacatcCTTTCTTTCAAAGATCAGATTCTACCTTATGCCTTGGTTGTCCGCCTCTCGATCCATTTGACACAGTTATGAGCGAAGCATTACCATTAGCTGATCAGCCGCATTTATTGCAGCCACATTCAAGGCGTGAGGATCTCTTTGGCATCCCACGACAGCCGACAGGCGCTGCCAACCAAAATCCATTAGCAGGTTTGCCTACAAGGCTCGGTCTCTCCGCACGTGGTGCTGACAATCAAAATAATTTGTCATCTCCTACATTCAGTCAAATCATTCCTGGAGCTACATTTGTTCCTTCAGAAGTAAGACGACCTTCTGCTTCTGCCGGAGATTCAGGATCTACAAAATTTGTT GAAAAGCCTAAATCATATCATCATGTATATGAAGGTCCAACACCTATGGTAACAGAACAAATAGACAGAGCTCCTATAATAGTATCTACCAATAATCAAAATGACTCTGGAAATAGTAAGGGTAAAGATGTATGTAAAACAAATAGAAGTGTTATAGTTAGAGCTGGAACTATATCC GAAACAAACCTGAACAAAGCTACTGCTCCTGAAGTATTGGTTGTTCCAACGGTTGAAAATCAGAACGTTTCTGAAGAAGTTGATCCAGCTGTAACTAGTCATGAAATTTCTGCACATGAAACAGTAGAAACAAGTCCAGTGGAATCTGCTAGAACTATATCAACTATTGGGACAAATATTTCACATAATATTCTATTAGGACGATGGAGATTATCATTGGATTTATTTGGTCGAGTTTTTATGGAAGATGTTGGTCTAGAAGCAGGATCAGTTGTATCCGAACTTGGTGGTTTCTCTGTAAAGGAAGCTAAATTCCGTAGAAATATGGAAAAGCTAAGAAATTCCCAACAAAAAGATATTACCTTGTCAAAG attgaACGTGATAGAACTCAATTATTGGTGCAAACGATGAAAGAATTAAACacacaatataatttatataacaaaagaacTTCTAATGCTCCACCTTTGGCAGTAAATCGAGTAAAAGTAACATTTAAAGATGAGCCAGGTGAAGGTTCAGGTGTTGCTAGAAGTTTTTATACTGCAATAGCCGAG GCATTACTTGCAAATGAGAAACTTCCAAATCTTGAAGCAGCACAGGTTGGGTCTAAATACacacaatataacgttttacaaaaattaaaaagcagAGATCGCGATCGTGATCTTAGAAGACAG AATCCTAGATCCTCCGGAAAATGTCGTGAAACACGTAAAGCATTATCCTTCGAAGCTCGTTCCTTTCATCCTTCAAGTTCTGTGGAAGGAAATAATGCATCTGGATCTGGTAGTTCATCATCCAATACACATCCTTTACCAGCCAGTCATCCAAACAATGATCATTTGACAATGCATCAACAACAACTTGGTGATAGATTATATCCTAAA gtACATGCATTACGGCCTGCATTAGCAGAAAAAATAACTGGAATGCTACTTGAATTATCTCCTGCACAATTATTGATGCTCCTCGCTTCAGAAGATGCTTTAAGacaaaaagtagaagaagcaTTTGAGTTAATTCATAGCCATAACCAAGACTTAACTAGCGAAGCACTTTTAGATCTTGATGTATTCAGTTTAACCGAACGTTGTGCAgctaataagaaaaagatagagaataatATCATGGATGATGGAGACGATAACGCTCCTCTTTTCTATTCACCTGATAAAAGAGGCTTTTATACACCTAGACAAGGTAGAGCCAGTTATGAACGATTAAATGCTTTTAGGAATGTTGGCAG gTTGATAGGCTTATGTCTATTACAAAACGAGTTGTgtccaatatttttaaatcgtcacgttattaaatatattttagcaAGGCCGATACGTTTCCATGATCTTGCATTTTTTGATTCTGTAATTTATGAAAGTTTGAGACAACTCGTTATCGATGCTGAAACTAAAGACAGCAACAGTTTATTCTCCGCATTGGATCTTACTTTtag CATTGATTTATGTCCTGAAGAAGGTGGTGGCTCGATTGAACTTATATCAAGTGGTCGGGACGTAGAAGTTACAGCAAATAATGTATATGATTATGTACGAAAATATGCGGAAGTCCGTATGATAAAGGTACAAGAGAAGGCCTTGCATGCAATGCGAGAAGGAGTATTTGATGTTTTACCAGAGGGAGCATTGGATGGTTTAACATCCGAAGATTTAAGACTGCTTTTAAATGGAGTTGGTGACATTAACGTGTCAGTTTTGATATCATACACATCGTTTAACGATGAATCTGGAGAAGCAACGGAAAAATTAGTAAAGTTTAAGCGATGGTTATGGTCCATTGTTGAAAAAATGTCACATGTCGAACGGCAGGACTTG GTATATTTTTGGACAGGGTCTCCTGCATTACCAGCGAGCGAAGATGGTTTTCAACCAATGCCAAGTGTTACGATTCGACCAGCCGACGATGCTCATCTACCAACTGCAAATACATGTATTTCTCGCCTATACGTTCCATTGTACAGCTCTCGTCATGTTTTACGGCATAAGCTACTTCTTGCTATTAAAACAAAGAACTTCGGATTTGTATGA